The nucleotide sequence AAGActagataaagataaagataaggctaatgctaacgcacGCCATTAATGCTAATGCCATCACCAAGGTGTAAAACAGCCAGGTAGAGACGcacaatgatataaaatgaccacagataGCCACAAACCAATGACAACGACATGGTAAACCACAATCAGTgataaaatgaccaggatggaacacaaaataacaaagagtTAGTTTTAGCAAACACACCTCCTGGTTTcgacattttctgacaatgcCAGCAAACTTTTGACCTCCTTTCTCTGCCTCGCTAAGCTCCTCCCAGAAAATGTCATGACCAATGACGAGACGCGTTgcgaccaatgacgacatacgtcagctaacattggcagaaaaacgctgattggccggtCGAatctggtccgcctagcaaccgcctctgattggtcttaaaatacatcacCGTAAAGACGAATATCAGAGTATTTCTGATACATCGTTTCAATCAGACATTTCTCTCTCCGTCTTTACGGTGATGTAATATCAGAAATATTCTGATATTTATGACATTTCAATCAAACatgttacatttatatataGCACTGATGTATAAGTGTAGTGTGTCTTTTATGGATTTGAGAGATATATGTTTTGCAGAATCTGCTGTGTTAACGTGGAACATGAACAGGGCAGATACAAAAGTGTGTAATCCAAACAAATAGCCTCAAATATACAAATTtagcacaaacattcactttaacgcaaggatgaactgatttgattttagTGGTGGACTGTCAAAAGTCAAGGTTATagtttttggggttttttttttgccattttttatttataaattcaCATGTAAATTAACTACAACTAGACTGGTTgtaattcaaattattattttcactagtcattttctgcaaataaatgctCTACATGACAACATTTTATGATGTATTAAGATGGTTACATTGAGGAAGCTTCATTTATCAGGGGGCTGAGATTATGGGCATGTATTTTTTTGAGCTTGTGTATCTCAGTTTTCCTCAAATTTTGTGCCTCTGTTATTGCTTCAGCAGATTGAGTCAAAAGTATTATTATCTCCAAAATGTAATTGCCACTACAGTAAAAGCAACCTTTTCTGACTTTTGCAACAAATTTTAAATTGAGCTGAATATCAAGTTGACAGCTTAAATTTTCAGGTGGGACAAAATTGTCTCATGCTTATTTGTAGAAATGATAAGCAGCAGGAATAATGCTCACTAACACAACTGCGCCTGCCCTATGGCTGCTAAAATACATTTCGTCTGAAAGCTGAAACTCAGCTGTATTCCATTTTGAACTGCCAGTATATGATGGATATGCATAGTATGGCCACCTGTCTATGACAGCAGATACATGTCTATAATTAAACAGAGAAGTGAATTCCACATAAAAATATGGGAATGCTTCCTCATTAAATTGAGAGGATCTCAAGTTTGGCTGCATGAGATGCAGATATACATGTGGAGAAATGATGAAGATCAACATTGTAATTGATCTAACCTGGATTCAGGCTCAACCTTTGGCAGTGCCCCTCTGAATCCTTTGCCATAAACTAAGATGCTTTGTTGCAGTTTTTCTCAAAGGCATTACACAAGCTTATTCTAATCAAGTATTCAGATGTATTTGCTCTGCTCTAAATCACATTTCAGCCATGGAAGCAGAAATGGTTCTCAAATCTCTATTGCCCTCCAGTGTTTGTTAGACTAAATCACAGCTCAGGTAAATAATTATACAATACTAATGccaattttaattttgtgtctcCTTCAAAGCTGTTACAAGTAATCCTCTGCTTTAGATCTCTCACTGATCAAGTCTATTTTACTCTTCAACTGTAATTTATACAAAGTAAAGTCTTAATAGTGTTAAATATCAAGCGTCATTGAAAATGATGATATTGATATCTGAGCTAATTGTACCGAGCCAATAAATGTGGCACAAAAGTATTATCTGCTAAGATGATGTTGACTTCTTAAgtattgtcattattttaatgtgtaatgtgagaTTAGGGGAACAAATAACAGTTGAACATGTCTGTATAACATTTGACCAGTTCTATACGAAACATGAAATTTCCTTCGCCTTGTTGCAGATTGTACCCCTGTTATTAGTTGCACTGGTGTTTTTCCTGCTATAACAGGTGAAATGTCAGTGGTAAGAAAGTTCTGTTATCTCAATAATAAATGTACAGTCAGAACAAGTATAATAGAGGACTATGTTATTGGAGTAGACTCTCACTCCTAAAGGAATCCTGACTTTCAGTTTCAGAATGATCCTCGGGAGGGTCTTTTTACGTGGGAGTTGCCACAAAAAcatgttcttttcatttccctTAACCAAAGACATTTACACCCTAAGGAGAATAAGACATAAATAACTGTGATACTGCATCAAAGCCTGTTCAAGACTCTTCTGCTCTTCACTCACCATGAAGGCAAGTAAATATTATACTCAGTTACCGGGAAATGAATTTTGCAAAACATTTGATAATGCAGATTTCTGTATCTGAGATCTGACTTCAGTGCAAgcaaatttttacatttacctTGTGTGTCAGTTATATCTGTAGTTATATCATCTTTACTGGTAACCCagtcctctcttcttttcctctccctttttttccttttcacttcTGCAGAAGATTACACAACCCTGTTTAACAGTCTTGCCATGGCTGCTATTCCTGTTCACTCCCAAAGggtaaatctgtttttgttttaccgtttcacattaaaagcatcaCATTGtaaataacatatatatatatacaatgtttATTTAGTTCCATTGAATTATTCagtttaaatttcattttcaaggTTTTGTAACCAGAGAGTTAATTGCCAGTGGGGGCCCTATGGTGACTGGTCAGAATGTGACGGCTGCACCAAATTACAGGTTAGGAAGACTAAACATTTTTAGCAGACTTAATCTGGTTTGAAATGAAACCAACTGTATCACTGATTAGTGCACCTCCCTGTTGAGGCAATGATTAGCACaacttaaaacaaaagtaaCACTTTATAACATGATGATTAAATGCACAACCTACCagcaaaattaaattaattaaggTATCtcagattttgatttgatttgttgttagtattttttttttttttttttttttcatatttctttcttACATTGTGGTGTCTTATAGACAAGAAGCCGAACCATGGCTGTCTATGCACAGTTTGGAGGTAGCCCCTGTGATGGAGGGCGGACTGAGACCAGGTCCTGTGAAACCACAAAAGGCTGCCCTCTTGAGGACGGATGTGGAGACAGGTTTCGCTGTCGATCAGGTTAGAAATAAAGCTCTGCTCACACCCAACCATGTAGAACTAAATAACAGTCACTGACTGTCTCTTGACCCTCAGGGAAGTGTATTAGCCAGTCCCTGGTGTGTAATGGAGATCAAGATTGTGAGGAAGATGGACATGATGAGCGTGACTGTGGCATTCAAAAATACATTGAATGTCTAAACTCCGCACCTCCACCTAACATTGAACTCCTTGGACAAGGGTAAGGGACAAATCTTGATATAGCTCCATTTCCGTGTGTGTACCtgtacaagcacacacaagcagGTACCATATACTGAGCACTGGGATATTTTTATTGCCTCTGTAGGTTTGATGTGGCGTCAGGGAAGTGGAGGGCCAGTGTCATCAACACAAAGAGTTTTGGAGGTCAGTGTCGCACCATCTACAGCGGCGTCCACATGGCTCCATATCGACTGCCCCTCAGCACTATCCAGTACAGCTTTCTGGTTGGTCACTCTGGAAACTCAGACAATTGCAATTTGTATTTATGCTTCTgttgtctctttagctgctagatGTTCCGCTACACCAGTTAGTCACCAACTATATCTGTCAGCCTTTTGGCTTTTTCAGCACTCCTCTGCCAAAAAACCTGCCTGATAAAATTGGAAGTGAGGTTGATGAGAATGGTGAGGCTGAACCAAAACCCCAACATTGAGCTGAGAGAttccttgtttgttttactcTACTCAACTAACCACTATGCAACTGTATAACAATGCTACATCTACCTTAGCTACTTTGAGAGAAGAGTAATCAGTCTCACAGCCACATGAGATCACTTGTGAGGAAAGTGTTAACATATGTTGTTTAAAGTGTTTGACCAAACAACCAATGCTGTCATTTTCCTAGTGCGAGTGCTGGAATACTTGTAGTACACTAAATACAAAAACCTACAGTTGTCATTAAGACATTACTCTGCAGCACCACTAGTGGTCAATAGCggtatttgtttttaaatttcatttacatttgctGATATACACATAAAGCTGTCTGTTTTGTTCACTCAGCTTGGCATTTTACATTTCtcaataatgaaatgaattattGAATTATATGAAATATCAAACACCTTCCTTCTCAGGTCAAAGCTCAGAATGATTTCAGTGATGAGATATTCACCAGTAAATGGCACTACGCAAAGGACATTGTCAAGAGACAGAGTGTGACCGGAACAACAACAGGATATAACAACTACGACTTACGTGAAACATATGACAAGACTCAGGTTTGTAGGAACCTGATATTCTCTTAAACATCAAGCCTGAGTGACAAAGCATCTTATTTactttctgattttttttttcactcctcaCAGACCCAGAGGCTTTTGGTTTTAAAGAATGACATAGAGGTAGCTCAGTTCCAGAGTAACTCCCCTCAGTATCTCCCAATATCTGAGGAGTTTTGGAAGGCAATGGCCAAACTCCCATCTGTCTACGACTACTCCGCCTACAGAAAGGTTTTGGAGACATTTGGAACACACTATCTGTCTGAGGGAAGCCTCGGAGGCCTCCTCAAAGTCGTCGCCACGATTGATGAGGAAACTGAGAGATGGATGAGTGAGAATTCTTAAATCATCACCAgcttaataataacaataagtGCTAAACAATAAATCATTCTGTCAGTCTGATATATTTAGGAATGAAAAGGCATCAGATTCTTATCTTTTTTAATATGCAACAACACTTTTTTCACAGTCACTGTAGATACTGCAGTTGTTTGCAACTATATCATTTATAAATAATTAGTAGCAGTAGTTTTCTAATGCTAACTCAATCATCAGGTTTATCAAAACTGCTACTCCATACATAAAACACTGCCTCAATCCTGCTGTTCACTTCTGGCACTAACTTTTGTTTTACCTTTGGTTTTGCCTTGTTTTCAAGGAACTGAAAGCTCCCAGTTTAATGAATGTGTAAGGACTGAACGTTGGATTCTTATATTCTCCATCACCTCCGAGGATTGCAGGAGTGATCATTCTAGTAACACAGGCAACAGAGGTACAATTTGATTTTAATTCTATAAACATACTAGAGCTTGCAGAAGCACTTGGAATTTCTGTATTGTTGTCCTTGATCACCTCtgcaaactttttaaaaataggtAGTACCAGGGACAATGTAATGAACAAAGTGTATGTGGATGGAGGAGGCCCCCAGTTTATTGCAGCTCTGCAGTCCATGCAGTTTGATAATCCCGAGAGGAACTGGGAAATGTACTCAAACTGGGCTGATTCTATCACATCATTTCCAAAGGTCATAAAACAAAAGGTAAGGGGAAGTAAAAGAAGCTCTATGAACTTTAAAAGCTTGAACTCAATGTTGGATTTACTTTGTATGGATTTTAGAGTGTCAAATTATCAAACAATACAACCTTCCATCCGTCTCTAGTTTGACTCTCTTACCCTAATTCTTGTTTTGGCAGCTGCGGCCGCTGTCGGAGCTGGTGAAGGAGGTTCAGTGTGCTGGGGTAAAGAAGCTCTACCTTCGCAGAGCCATAGAGCAGTATCTTGCTGAGAGTGACCCCTGCCACTGCCGGCCCTGCAGCAACAATGGCTTGGCTGTCATGGAtggaaatgaatgcaaatgcaTCTGTAAGCCTGGCACATCAGGTCTGGCCTGTGAGCAGGGAACTGAAGCGGAGGGTCAGCAGGGTGGGTATTTCATTTCAGACTAGTTCTTTACAACTGCAGCCAGAGAGGGTGGTTTGATATGTGTAAAGGAATAAtatgatattttgggaaattatTTGCATTCTGGCTGCTGTggacatgtttgtttatttttttctgagcatGTAAATGATAAATTGTCTTAATGAAGTCCCCTTAAGTCACTTGTGTGGGTGGTGGTGTATGCTCTTATAGTGGCATATGATGTTTTGCTTTTAACAGGCTAAATACAGTACCGTACAAGAAGTAAGTGAGTCACTGTTTGCTGAATAATATCAGTTGGACTGTGATATGATCCTTGCTTACTTACCCTCATTTATTTCTTCAATCTAAGGTGTGATTCATGGTGGTTGGTCCTGCTGGTCTGCTTGGTCATCTTGCTCTGGGGGTCGAAGGTCACGAAGTCGTTCCTGCTCTAATCCCTCTCCTCAGAATGGAGGACAGTCCTGTGTCGGAGAACCCGCTGAGACGTCTGACTGTGAAGACCAGGAGCTGCGATACTTAAAGTCAGAGCGAGTTGAAGTTTTATTACGCAGCATGAATTTTGTAACATCAGTGTAACAGGCACCACCAGTTGTTGCATTGAACTTTCAAAAGGACGTTTCATGCTGATTTTTGTCAATATGCTGTTATACAACATCctatttttaactatttttccTCAGGACCATGGAGCCTCAGTGCTTTGACCAAACTCTCCCACCAAGTCAGAAGTGTGGAACCCCGCCTGTTCTAATCAATGGTTACATCCTGGTAAAGATGAAGCCATACTTGAATTAACTGTACATTGTGGAAcaaacttttattattttgataatgACACTAATTGAAACTTTTCCGGTATTGGCTCAGTATTACCCAAAAGGCCACAGCACAGTGCAGTGTTACTCATCATGTAATTTACTGTCTTTACATCAGTCAGACTAATTTACCAAAGAATACACACCCAGATTTTAATACAAGGAGATTATGTAATTTGATAAACCTAATAATATAGTCGCTAAAGCAAAAATGAGACGCAACATGGATAAACAGGGACCAGTGTGGGAGatgttttctgtatgtgtcCAATAAATCATAGATATTTACACTGAGAGGTTTTAAAGAGTATTTCATAGGGTATATCAAAGGGTATCTTAATTTCTGTCcctttttgagtgtttttaaaCATATTCACCTTTTTTTAACAACGTGTTCCACAGAACCCTAAAGACATTTACCTTGTGGGTAGCAGGGTCCAGTACACCTGCACCGAAGGTTTCTATCTCGTTGGTCAGTCCAATCCTAGAATGCACTGCTGATCAAACCTGGTCTGCAAGCCCTGGACTGTGCACAGGTGAGTACCCATAACCGAAGTTTAACACTCACCACAGTGAATTACGGTGCTGCTTTGTGAAACTCCACACTTTCTTCCAGTCCTGACATGCAAGATTGAGTCCCTCGCTGATGATGTCATAGCCTCTCCTTTAAAGCAGGCCTATGGCATAGGGGAGATGGTCACCTTGTCCTGTCCAGAGGGCAGACGGCTACTAGGAGAAGCAACAAGTATATGTGACCCCAGTCTGAATTTTTCACCAAACCCAGCAGACGTTAAATGCAGCCCAGGTAAATTTTTACTCCAAGGTGCATACAACAGAGTATGCTGTGTAACAAGATTGTTGCATGCATGAATATTTAGTTAGCAAAGTGATTGCTTTCTATATACTCCACAGTCAGTATACCACAACCACGCTCTGCTTCAGCGGTCCAATGTAAACTGTGGCAGAAGTCTTCAAGAGGGAAATGTGTCTGCAAAATGCCTTTTGAGTGCAGGTGTGTTTATTAACCTTCAAGATGGTCATGTGAATTTTTTGGCACATTGAACTGATTTAACAGATTTTCTTCGTTGATAAAGATAATGATGTTTTTGCCATTAGTTCTTCTTTGGAGTTGTGTGCCACTAGTTCTGCAAGGAGTAGAAAATCAGTCCTTCTGAGCGTGTGCAAAATGCACGCACTGCAGTGTGTGGGGAAGAAATATGTGCTAGCAGAGGACAGCACCTGCCGGTGGCCACAGCGCAACACAACAGACTGCACCAGCTGTCACATGTGGGAGACCTGCGAAGGTAGGGGCAATGCAAGGTTACAAAcaattaatgtacagtattgtGATCATTCATCTCCCTTATCTTCGCATCATTCTTACAGATCAAACCAAAGAGTGCCGCTGCAAGGACTCTGCGGATTGCTTGACCCCAGGATTAAATGTGTGCGTCCGTGTTGGAGAGGATCCAACTGCAGCGGCTCAGACCATGAGTGAGTGTGAGGCAGGACTACGGCGATGTAAAGGAGAAAAGGTGTCAGTTGTCAACATCCTGCCCTGCACTTCCTGAGGATGCAGGAGGAGGGCTGACCTTATCATCACTTATAGGTTATACATTCCtcatattttttgaccaaaTGAATATTGTTTCAAATATCACCACTTAACACACTCTAAAGGCACATTTTTATGCatgtataaaacaaaataaaactgtattaacaacaaataaatagtGACGAACCAGTCATTGTTGTACTTTTTGTCTAATCCAGTACTGACAACTGATTTGcccaaaaaacataattatggaTGTAAATTGTAACGAGAAATTGGTATGCCTTTTCAAACAGTGTATTGTAAAGTACCttaatttctaaaaatgttATATACAGTTTGAGTTTCATACACGAAACTAGGTCTCGGTTTTGAGGAAAATAGTTTTGTAAATGTCCCTCGAGACAACGTTTGAAAATATGTGTTCTGGTCTGAGATGGTCTATTTCAAAAGATGTCCTCTGCTTACGAAACCAGACAGCACTCAGCCTGCCAAGCAAACCCTTGCTGACAGTCTATTCCTGCCTCTGGCTCGATGCCCTCTCATCGGTGTGAGCgcatgtgtgcgtatgtgtgtttGAACCTGCCTTCGAAACTGTGTGAAGACACCAGCCACTTAATGTCTCCCCATGGCACCAAAATGCATTGGCAGCAGATGTGCGTCCCTCAGTTACACCATGTGGTAAACAAAGGCTGGTGGGTGAGAGGAAGGTGTTAGAAATAATGTTTAAGCAGCTCGTCCACACAAACTGACTtgcagaaatgttttgtctGAGGGAAAGAATATGCAGGCATGTACAGGCAGGCTATCACTCCCAGTGTGTCCTACGTCTCATTAATTCCAAGAtatccaaaaataaatatacagatgGGTATACATTACATCATAGTCTCTGGAACTCTATGGAGGGGATTAACACcactttctgtgttttgatgatggtggcaTAAAGTTGACCCAAAATCTTCCATGGGTGCTCAGTTGGGTTGAGACCTGAGGACTGAGAAGGCCATAGCATATTGTATGGTCATTTTTCCTACTCATCAAACTTGTGACTTGTATGGACGGGCCTGCGTCCATCTGTAGTCCTGTTAAACCTTTACCGTAAGAAAGTGGGCGATGGAGGATGAATCTGTAGGGGTTACCCTGACTGTATTATATTGTAGAAAttactgatattttttcttAACTCTTGCACAGTTTTGTATCTACAATAGCTATATAAAAGTTGGGTGCATACTAATATAGGTTTGACATACATAACTCTAATTATATCCTGTACTCTGGTCCCAGGCAAAAGTTTTTAATTCAGCTAACCTGCATGTctcaattaaaataaatagagTACATTTACAGTCTGAGGGATGATGAAAGAAACCGTGTCAGCCACTGATCACTGCATGCAGAGGAAACTTTGAGATTTTGTCCTTTACTAAAAAATGTACTTCATTCCAGCAGCAAAAGCAGGCGACCAGCAGGATCCTGTCTGAGGTCTGGTGGTAcaatctgtctccctctgtctctttttcagTCCATCTCTCCAACCCctctgtaaatataaacaaaaactgCTTGTTATTGACTTACTAAAAGATTatctgcccccccacccccagcatCTTTGTCTATATTTGTCCCCCTCCCGGATAGAAATGTTATCTTTACAAACAGGCTACAACAGTGGGACAATCTGTCTCacactaggaaaaaaaaaacccacatcaAAATAGCATGAATGTTATTACATATTACTGATCACTTCATTTTGCATTCagacaaaatgtatttgacaaGCTTAACTTTTGATGGTTTGTCTCCACCCAGTGGACACTTCAGGAGCTTGCAaataagaaaatcaaagagGTACATCAATTGGTTTCAATAACAAAAGTTTTATTAACAATGTAAAATGACCTATATCAGCTTTGACTACTGTACCTTCATCGTGCCCTAAACATTGATCACTATCATAAATAAGCAAGATCCATGCTGCCTGCCCCCTGTCTGCACTGATTGcctcagacagagggagaccCTCCCTGCTCATACCAGCCAACAGATTCTTTGCTAACCAACTCCAACTTTGAAAATAATTCAGAGAGCTTTGCGTAAAGAGTATGTGTATATACAAGTCTAATGTCTCAATTTATAGATAGATATTGTGTGCAAAGAAGTTTTCTTTTTGAGTATTGTATCATATATTCCATTTTGAAGCTGGAAAGTTAAAAGTTGGGTACAGGTTCTTGGTTTATGGAAGACTAAATTAAGTAcattaagaagaaaaaacagcaagaaacagaaaacagagactgTAATACACAACAAACTTACTGTGCACAAACCTGTCATCTCAGCTCAGACAGATGAAGGTATAACTTTGTCTTTGCAAGTGCCATCCTCAAATCTTCAAATGGCATCCATTCATAAGTTATCACATTATTTCTGACAAGAACAGACAATTAtattccctttttttaaaacatgaatccTAAATTCATTCACTCAGGTTTGTGGAAGTGACTGAACACTGACATTATTTCAAATGACCTCTCATTCTCTTTTACATTGGACAGGCAGATATCTGACTTCATTTACCAAAAGAAGGGAAAAATCTGTTGcaaaatatcttaaaatatatgttcatgacttttgttttcattacattGCAGTTACAATTCTTCTTtgtattacaaaataaaattataaaatgggcagcctttaaaaaaaagagaaagagacaattTATTGGAAAATGGCAGTAATAGATTGGTGGGAGACACAAGTGGTGAAGGACAGTGGGTAATGGTGTCTTTGTTGCCGCCTCCTACCCACGAAGGTGGGGCCCTTAGCTGGTTACTAGGCAACAGAGCCCAAAGAATCGCCTCTTCCTCTGTCGGACCAGTGGGTAGGGAGTCAGGTTCAGCAAACTGCTGTCATCTGGGCACAAGAACACAGGGACACCACTGCCAAGTCAGACATTTTTGCTAGTCTTAGCTATGAAAGTCCCTGTCCAAAAGACTCTTTTATGAATCCTGACTATAAATGATTTTGAAAGTGTCACTGCTCTATggggttggtgtgtgtgtgtgtgtgtgtgtataagaggGGTGAAGGTAAAGAGAGTATTCAACTTCCATCTTACCTTGGTTCTTTAATGGTAAAGGCATTGTCTCCCTGAGTTTACTGAGAAGGTTCTTCATCTCCCTCATATCTCTGCAATGACGAAAATAAGGGCTTTTATGTAGTGTACCTTTAACACCTAACGTggtacattttcacacacacatgcacacacagtacaaacatacatacagacacatacactcagGCCCACAacttgaaaacagaaaatactcaCTTGCTTTTAAAGAAAGCATTAGCTGTTAATGATGCAAAATGAATGTTATAATGCAAAAAGTTCATGCATCTGTGATCTTTTTAATCCTGCAAAGTGTCATCATTATTGTGGcaaaagttgaaaaaaagaaaatactcatTTACTTTGCATTATgtttcacgcacacacacaacactcactcacatacagaaggacacaacacacacacacacacacacacacacacacacacatttgttcaCCTACTTTTCTATGTTTTCTATGTCAGTTGCCACCAGCCAGCAGAGCTGAGGACAGTCAGTGGGGGAGGAAGACGTGTCCTCCAGAATGGGGATGTCTGAGCTCTCCTCAGTCTTACTGTCGACTCCGGGAGGGCCACAGGAATCCTTACCTgaggcacacagagagcagctaATCTTAAACATGTGTCGCCACTAAATCCATCAACACATAAAGAAAACGCATCAGATCACATGGTTACTATAAACTTTAACGAATAGGTACAAAAGTACTGGTTTACATTTACTCACATGTATTCAGGTTTTCTGATCAGGCTGCTCATAGTACCATTCATTTCAGGGAAACAAAGCATAGTATAgacatgcatatacacacacctacacacacacacacaagctttaATTGCAGTGAGATTAGTTTGTGTATTAACCTTTCCTGTGGAGCTGCAGGGAGCCCAGCAAGCAGACAGATTTGAGCATCTCAGTGATGTACATCTCCAGACAGCACTGCAGCTGGATGAAGAGCCTACAGATCTCAGGGTGGATCTCCCCATCCTCTGGCCTGAAATGGCATACACAGTGAGGTTACTGGTTAGCTGGAACTTGATGAACTCTGGATGCAATGACCAACTTCATGGATACaaactaaaatgacaaaatttgGGAAAAGTTTGGCTTGTTTGTTACAGGGAGAGTGGAAAATTCATAGAGAGACTCTTTGTATCTCTGTGTACAGTTAAATGGCAGTGGACTGATGAGTTTAGCCTCATTTAGCTCAGTTACTTAAAGTGTAAGTGCTAGCCTTTATCCTAAAATTGGCAGCAGCACCACTCAAACGACTTTGCCTAATATTCAGCTTATACCTTCCAAACTGcatacagtgaaataaaaaaggCAAGAAGCTGTCCTAAACTGGGTAACTACGAAAAAAGTAAAATAGTAAACAACAGTATAGTaaacaataaagtaaaacaaacaaacaaacaaacaatcaaacaaacaaacaaacaaacaaaaaaaacagtaacacagatTGACCCCATTATAAGATAATTATTTGATTAACTGATGAGTTGTCTTGTTTGGAAAAATTATTGTAGTTTGACTTGCCAAAGTGTGACTGAGTGCAGTATGTGGAATATGATGACATATGtgtaaaaatacaacttttgtAGAACATTTGCAATTTTCAGCATACACATCTTCTGTGTCACAGCATCAACAGCCAAGCACAAATGTAACtattatgcttttattttgaaatatcttAACTTTCA is from Lates calcarifer isolate ASB-BC8 linkage group LG13, TLL_Latcal_v3, whole genome shotgun sequence and encodes:
- the c7a gene encoding LOW QUALITY PROTEIN: complement component C7 (The sequence of the model RefSeq protein was modified relative to this genomic sequence to represent the inferred CDS: deleted 1 base in 1 codon), with the translated sequence MKKITQPCLTVLPWLLFLFTPKGFCNQRVNCQWGPYGDWSECDGCTKLQTRSRTMAVYAQFGGSPCDGGRTETRSCETTKGCPLEDGCGDRFRCRSGKCISQSLVCNGDQDCEEDGHDERDCGIQKYIECLNSAPPPNIELLGQGFDVASGKWRASVINTKSFGGQCRTIYSGVHMAPYRLPLSTIQYSFLVKAQNDFSDEIFTSKWHYAKDIVKRQSVTGTTTGYNNYDLRETYDKTQTQRLLVLKNDIEVAQFQSNSPQYLPISEEFWKAMAKLPSVYDYSAYRKVLETFGTHYLSEGSLGGLLKVVATIDEETERWMRTESSQFNECVRTERWILIFSITSEDCRSDHSSNTGNRGSTRDNVMNKVYVDGGGPQFIAALQSMQFDNPERNWEMYSNWADSITSFPKVIKQKLRPLSELVKEVQCAGVKKLYLRRAIEQYLAESDPCHCRPCSNNGLAVMDGNECKCICKPGTSGLACEQGTEAEGQQGVIHGGWSCWSAWSSCSGGRRSRSRSCSNPSPQNGGQSCVGEPAETSDCEDQELRYLKTMEPQCFDQTLPPSQKCGTPPVLINGYILNPKDIYLVGSRVQYTCTEGFYLVGQSILECTADQTWSASPGLCTVLTCKIESLADDVIASPLKQAYGIGEMVTLSCPEGRRLLGEATSICDPSLNFSPNPADVKCSPVSIPQPRSASAVQCKLWQKSSRGKCVCKMPFECSSSLELCATSSARSRKSVLLSVCKMHALQCVGKKYVLAEDSTCRWPQRNTTDCTSCHMWETCEDQTKECRCKDSADCLTPGLNVCVRVGEDPTAAAQTMSECEAGLRRCKGEKVSVVNILPCTS
- the rgs7bpa gene encoding regulator of G-protein signaling 7-binding protein A; the protein is MSSASNGRKNRPRSAGNIFQIGKPPYRDPQRRESTESTRKAQRAVADCRMIVQEFNTLVALYRELVISIGEITVDCPSLRAEMLKTRTKGCEMARAAHHSLSLISGPEDGEIHPEICRLFIQLQCCLEMYITEMLKSVCLLGSLQLHRKGKDSCGPPGVDSKTEESSDIPILEDTSSSPTDCPQLCWLVATDIENIEKDMREMKNLLSKLRETMPLPLKNQDDSSLLNLTPYPLVRQRKRRFFGLCCLVTS